ACACTTACACGAGGCTAAAGGGCCACTTTCCATTGCAATGACCCATAAGGCTTAAAGCTAACAATGGATGCTTCAAAAATAGCTTAATCAACTCACCACAGATTTCGGATCAGGAGCTGCTGCGGGAACAAACTTTTGAGACgaaactgaaaaaaggaaGACAAATAATCATTGAAATAAGGGTCATCGTGAAACCTCACTTGATATGCGTCTAAAATATTAGCGAGCTTAAGAAAGGACGACGTTGATAACAAAGAGGATGTCGCTTAAAATACGTTATTCTGcctttctgcaatcatttctcgatCATTCCAAGTAGTCTGGATTCCGGAATATGTATTAACTATACTGGAATTAGATTGGGGTTAAAGATTAGGAGAAAGAATGAATTCAAATTTGTCGCGAGCTTAAGCAAACTCAAAGACGACGGTGAAAAATTAGCATATTAGCGATTTTCATTACCTGTACATTTCGCAGCCGTCTACGACCTGGCCacaagatatatatatattttcctttttatgtcCAAGCCGCTCATACCAATTTAATTCAACTTCAGTTTTCCGAGCCCAACCACTTGATCGAGAAATGATCACAGAAACGCAAAGTTGCACCATCATACAAAGTTCTCGCTGTCTACGAAGCTGTCCTCGCCAGGACTCCCCAACAAGGGCTTACTGAAGCAGACGCGACAGAAACGGCggcgaaaacgtcacttaaaaataaacacttgggaaatggtgactatttgcgatttttgcttctttcatCCATTGTTGCTGACAGAGCACATTGATtagtagaagcgccgttgaagcaaatatagagaatgaaagatttactgttgagTGTTCATGTTGTCGTTAAAAAAATGGAATTGGAAATTTCACCTTGTCATTCGGCAgatacgtcaaagaattgtactaaagcgCGTGCCGCaggtgcagcacgattatttttcatcattcaaccaatcagatcattgttttcggCGTCGAGAACGGGTgcgaaatgaacaaaaatgacAATCCCCTCTTCCTTTCTACCCTTTTGCAACTTCTCTGCCTGTCCCTTACCCGGTGAGTCTCTCCAGTTGAGTAGTTGTAAGAACTGCTGATAATTAGCTTCACCCTTGTCATTTCGTTCAACTTTCTCCAAGAGGGCGCGCAACAAGTCTTGTTTGGCGGGAACACCGAAACGTCTGCATGTGTTGTGGAGTTCTTGCAGGGGAAGAAAACCGGTGCTATAAGAATAACAAATTCGACAATATTATTTGAATACGCCCCGTCCCAAAAGATGcgtttttgtttaaaaacgCTCAGTGTTTTTAGCCAAAAAtgcatcggttttaaaaagcTCTCGAAAgttgatcaaaatgaaaacgcaTAAATATGGTTTTTGTGTGGACAATCACGAAAACGCTTCGAAATCAAAACGCTTACTTCATACGCACTTTTCAAGCATGCGAATACCGATTAAACTACGTCAAACCATGGCATTCTGCGTTTTCGATCGTTTTAGCGTGGACAGTTGAAAACGCTGCGAAAACTGTAGCGTGGACACCGATCGATCGATGCGTTTTCGACAACACCGAAAACGACTACTTTTTAAACGCGTAAGTGTGGACTGGGCCTAAAAAATCCAAGTATTGTAAAAGGCAAATCGTCTAGAGGTCAAAAGGGGGGCTTCAATGATTTCCTACCAGCCGTTAAGAACTCATCTGCCTCTTATTGAAGATCTAAACCTTCCACGACCTCTACCTACCCAAGTACGTCCTCGTGTTTACAGGAATCCATCATGTTGGCAAAATCCTCGAAGTTAGCTTTTCTCAACTGCTCCTGGATCGCTACCACTAACAGCTGAAAGTCGTCTTCCTCGACCTAAAACAAACGGCTATGAACTTTAAACGAGTTTAGCTTTTAACTAAGGCACTGCGTCGGTGGTAAAGTGTAACACGAAGACTTGGCATCGAAAGAGTTGAATAAGTAAGCTAGGGTGACCTGCAAGCCTTCACAATAAATGCATAGCTTTGTATTCTTTCTTCGGTGGTAATTTTGGTATAAACTACTTTGATGGCAAATTTCCTTCGTCGCTCAGAACTTTGTTTAAAGACGTTATTTTAAAGTACACTGACAATTCACACCACAAAGCGACTCGAAGGCAAACTAAAAAGGAAATGTCCTTCTTTATTTCAGACCTGAACATCTCCATAATGTCTTGCCACAGTGAGTTGCTCGTGTACTGTTAAGATGCCTTGCCCAAACCTTTGAAGGATTTCCctgaaagcaaaacaataagaaaataaatcaatgatCGAATTACTTAGCGTTTTATCGAGAACGAATGGGCACAAAAGATGACCTCAATTAGACCACACACACACGCTTAGCAGGGGACTCGCCGCGCACAAAAATTGACTGGGGACTGAAAGAGATTGGACAAACTGAGTGGATTATTACTGACAAGGACGGCTAATATAAACAATATTCTAGCCAAAAGTGATAATCATATTCTTAAATGATATTCTAGCCAAAACTTTCACGATCAAGGCCATACGAACGGCAAAAAGTTTGTCTCAAATGCTTCCATTGAAGAGAACGGTTAGTGCGTAAAGAAGTTCTCCTCTGTCTCCCTCATGTACAAGAACGAATGCATCTCACTTTTTTGCCCCTTTTCTCTGTAAACACCTAGCGTCGAGCAAAAGCGATCATGAAAATATAatcaaagaaactgaaaattcaCCGGAAATTTTTGGCCGGTATTTTGCCGCTGTTTCCGATATCAAACGCCTGAAACTCGCGCTTGATCTCCTCATATTTCTGGTCCAGGATAGGCTTGAGTTTGGGCAGAATGATCTGTACATTTGCTTGAGGAAATTCCGGGGCGTGTTTTTCCATGTAAACCACAGCATACTCATCGGCGTCAATTAGGATGAACTTAAAGTTGTGGAAGTCGACATTTGCACCGATGTAAAGGTCCTGCAATACAACGGAGTAAGGTAAATTTTTAACAACTCAAAAAGTCACTCTTTCACTCTGTTGTTGACCCTGGtagggggaggggagggttGGGTGGCTGACATTTTGGGCTTATTACAGTACCTTCCTTATGGATAGTTTTCACTCATGTGATAAGCGGTCCTATTGCCGTGacgaaacaaaaggaaaattttgtgagaaaatagctgttattacagttaccagcggtcttggcacacaaacgaggctaatctgtcatttcccattgtattgaccccttagcctcgtttgcatgcagttgtaaacaaaagaaattttatgaaagaagtgttatatgaagtgcggtgtttgaaatcaactgaagatacgatcctcgcacttgctggacaatttaagcaattgtctcatgaacctgaaaaattcaggtgactcaacgggattcgaacccatgacctctgcgatgccggtgcagtgctctaaccaactgagctatgaagtcacacagttgagagcaggtcaatttgttgggctcatgttttcccgtgaaaggaatgtagtatgaaagaagtgttatatgaagtgcggtgtttgaattgtccagcaagtgcgaggatcatatcttcagttgatttcaaacaccgcacttcatataacacttctttcatactacattcctttcacgggaaaacatgagcccaacaaattgacctgctctcaactgtgtgacttcatagctcagttggttagagcactgcaccggcatcgcagaggtcatgggttcgaatcccgttgagtcacctgaatttttcaggttcatgagacaattgcttaaattgtccagcgagtgcgaggatcatatcttcagttgaaaagaaattttgtttgcGGGCTCAACtgcaataacagctattggGGGGATATTTCAGTGCATCAAAAAGGCCgccatttcttttgttaggtGAATTAATATGACGTCACGTACAAAAGACTAATAgcagggaaagaaaaagaaaagaaaatacaagaactGTACACGCCCAGGGGTCTCAAAAACGTTACAAAGAGTCTTGAAATTGttacagtaccgctcaaaaGTTAGTTATCATCGTTGCGCGCTACGCGAGTCGCGTCGCGCGCTACAACACGAATCGCGTCGCGCGCTACGACACGAATCTCGTCGCGCGCTACAACGCGAATCGCGCCACGCGCTCCAGGAGTCGCGTCGCGTGCTAAGAAAATCGCCTCGCGTGCGACAGCAATAGCGCCGTGCGCTCCAGGAATCGCGTAGTTCACTGGCCTTAGCCTCTCGCACGATCTCAATATTGATCTTCAATTCAAAGCGTAGCAAATTTCAACACATACAGTAACTCCAGTTCTTGTGTATCTTAACCTCCATCTTATCACAATTTGCCAAAAAACGGTCTGAGCCAATTCAACTTACCTGAGCTGCAAAGTAATTCACACCATCAGGTTTCTTAATTCGCCCTCTCTCCATAAACTTTCCACCCAATATTCCAGAATTCCTCTGGAGTGGCTCAAACACAAGAAGGGTGTCATCAGACAGGAAGTATGAAATGATAAACCTATCAGacacacagaaaaaaaatgctttaagtTACCGTACGAAATCCCACATATAAATATTATACGACTACCCCCggaggggaggtgaatagtggtggatatataccgagacgcgaagcgtcgaggtatatatccaccgctcttcaccgaccctgagggggatagttgtttcagtatttaccaaatcagatggataaaaaaacgcttcttcaatttcttcttctaaaactttcgcgaaacgacgcgccatttttctctcggttcgcaaaacagtgaatatccaaggatattccgagttacgggagccaatcaaaacgcacgaaaattgctatccactgatttggtaaatactaataagaAATATGCCTCAATTGCAGGGGGTTGTCCAATACAAGGAAAATACAAGGGTGTGGTTTTCGCAGTACTACCACAAGGTGTGGTTTTTATCATACTACCACAGGGTGTGGCTTTTACCATACTACTGGTCACAGGGTGTGGTTTCTACTAGTCTACTGCAGGGCGTGGTTTCTACTATACTATCGCCAGTCATGGTTTTTACCATACTTCCACAGGGTGTGGTTTTTACGGAATTACCACAGGGTTTGGTTTTTATCACACTACCACAGGGTGTAATTCTACCATACCACCACAAGATGTGGTTTATATATTCTTACCTGCGATCAATATCAATTGGCCGTGTGGTATCCAGACGGGCCACAAACCTTAGAACATTACTTTCCAGTCCTTTCCTAAAAGAAGacggaaagaaaaagcttaATGGTactataaaattaaatgaagaaCGGTACTTTTGTCTATAATAATCATTATGGTTAACAGTTTTTGTCTCAGGTAACTGCAATATTattctttaaactttttttttctaatgagtctggtattttttttgcttttgcagGCAACATCTCAGGTGAGGAAAAAACtattataaattatacagTTTACCTATTGCGTACTGCGGTTATTGTTTGGGGGTATTTTTGGTGACACATATTCAAGAGATTTGGTTACCGAtgatatcattattattaattttattaatattttttagttttacctcatttaaaaaagtatttaccTGGTAAGAGAAGTATGAACCAACTCTAGCTTAAGAAATACTACctgacaaattttttttcaccaaaatgAATCATTTGAGTGACAAAGTGAGTATTAGCCCTAGTTATGGaaacaaggacagagaaaaactctaacCAGGGTGGGATTATTAAGCCCATGACCTACGAATAAGATCATTTGTGCCACCCAGTCAACAATAGTCTTTTCTAAATTTGGTTGTACCTGTCTTTTTCCATGAATTTCTTAAAATCTCGCCGAGTGGGCTTGGGTCTGAGGCTGAGACACGTGGCGAGGGAATCCTCTTCAGAGCCAAATCCATTATAGGGGGGGATCTCTCGCACTGGCAAGGACACTGGATCAGCTTTGAAACTGATGCTTTCAAAATCACCTGTGAACATCCAGAAAAAAAGCCACCAGCCATCAAAACTCGTTGGTGTTTCACATCATAATTGCCTGACAGGGTCTTCGCATCCTTTAATTAACAGAGTTCCAGTATCATAGTTTTTGGCCTGGCAGAGCCAAAATCAGGCCTAAAAATGGCCTGACAATGAACAGCAGAAGCTAACAATACACTGAGGGCTGCCATGCCAAGTAGGCCACAAATGAGTGAATCAACACGACAGATTTTGTGTCTGTTTCATAATTTATAAAATGGTTGTTGTTTCTCACAAAGGAGGCAGCAGATAACCAAGGAGCAGTGtaaatatgtatgtatgtgcTTAAATGCACTTAATTTCACTGTTGAAAATCTATAGTTGTCTATATTAATAGTGTTTTTTCCAAGGACCTGTGCCAAAGCAAAGGAGAGGCTAGTCAACTAATACTTACCAACTCCATATTTTGATTTGTAATACTCCTTGGTGAACTCATCACAGTCACAAATGAGGAATTTGCGACCCCAGACATTGATGACAGAGCCAATCATGAGGTCACTGTCATGATAATAATCTGTGTGAACAGCACCAGTctgacaatgaaaacaacatcTTCAGTGACAAAAGTATTGCACAATGTGTATATAACTACAGATTAAGAGCATTTAATGATTGAGTCGTGATGTAGGAGCTGGGTGTCAGAGGACCTTGGTCATTCCTGTGCTCACATATTAAGTATTTTCTCTCGCAAAACTTAGCCGGTATATATTGGGTGGCCTGCGATAGAGCCAATTACTGGTACATTTTCACTTCCCTGTAATGAAGATGTTACACAGTAGACCGAATCAGCTaaatcaatgttgtacccaattcaaaccctctgggaataaaatgctttggttcaggaatttccatatcatttaaatgtgaatgccacataataatgcaaatgcaaattacaaaaagagagagatttgaattgggtacaacctTGAGTTTGAACAGCCAAAATAGGTCTATCCCTTTAATAGAAATTATCCTCAAATACCGTCATCATGCCAAGCTTTTGCTCGATTGCCCACAGCCTCCTCTTGaccataatattattattaccggTATTAAGCACTTTTGAACTAGTGAAATTTACCTTTAAGCTGTCAAGAATCCATCTTCCTCCATGACCCATGGGACCAAAAACGTTCAAGACCGTCCTACCAGTAATCTCTCCAGGTTGACGAAGTGAAGTGGGCTCCTGGACAAagttatttaataaaatatataaacTGCCACAATTATAGAGTTGCTAATTTGACTGAACTGGTTGTCCCTACAGAGCTGCGTCAGTCTGGCAGAAACAGCTATCAGTTCAACATAACTGAGGCATTCtatttgcaatcaaaaataatttgggttctatcaaacgagttgataatgGTTGAATTgagaaagatttagaaagctgatgtttgaagcgttagcccttcgtcagagtgaatTATTTGCTGTGATGAATTATTCGcactgacgaagggctaacactggaaacgtcagctttctaaatctttcacggtggtaattcaacctttcttattaactggtttcaatttttgtttgactCCCCCACTGACGCATGAgcaccatagtttctttagaaactagaaatctaATAGTATTTGCAAATAGTCTGATAGTGGCAGCCAGGTCTGACAAAATGGTAGGCAGTCCCTTAGTTACTTTCTAAAAGGGCACATTACTTCAATGAATGACAGAAGCTGGTGTTTTCCTTAAATCTACAAATATAAACAGGTCAAAGAATCGACCAACCTTGGGCAATTTCTGTCGTCGAAGGAACATGGGCACGGCCTCTCTCCCACTGTTGTTTGGAATTATCTCACAGATCTCCACGGTATCGTCAGCAAGGAAATAATGCAGCTCCATCTCGCGGACATCACCAAACATgctataaaacaaaatcagaTGGTCTCAGTTACAGTTCATGAGGTGATATCCCCCCCAACTCCTCCAGGGGCCAGTTGCTAAAAGCATGGTTATAAGCACCAAAGAAGTAGTGCTAACCAAAGGAACTAAAGAACTAAAGAAGTAGTGCTAACCATGCTCAAGGCAATCGTAAGCACTAAAGAAGTATCAAAACCAGCACACGTTTCTATGGCGAAAACTTTAATAGCGGTCTGGTTTAAGCACTATTAAACCATTGCTTTGAGAAAGTTGACTAGGAGAACAAAACACCTTAACAAAATTATGTGACTGAACACAATCCCTAATTCTGAAGTTAAAAAGGTGACTTATGCTTTAACTTTTAAAATAAGACACTCATATGACAAGTATTTTTATACatcatttatcaaaattgagtatGCATCATTTAATAATAGCCACATGTTTATTcacttttccaccaatggAATAGCTCTTCCACCCATTCCAAACACACACTGAACTGGGATATTATCCCCCTATTCCATCGATGAAGTGCATAAAGGCTCAAAACACCAGCTTCGTTATCTTGTCCGTTTGGAAGTTAATATCTAGAGCCTTTTTGAGCCTGTTAATTAGTTATTATGGCGCAGCTCgaagataaataaaaaaaaaaaatacttaaaaacTATGCATACCCGAAATCTGCAGATGCATGTCCACACTTACACAGGAAAGCTACATTGTTTTATAATAGAATTTATGAGCAGCTTGCTCAGTGTCTTtgagtttcttttgttgttgtcttattgttgatttcaaaaaatttaagaaaaatgatATGCACCATTTTTCCTTTGAGTGAAACTTCAGATATCACACCATTGGCTTGACAGCATAATGTCCCATTCGCATAAAATAAcccaaattttaaaaacttcCCTCTCACTGTATAATGTTTTAATAACAATCGGAGCTTCATGTGCACTTTAATCAAAATTCCCTTGGACAAGAGTAATGATCGACTCAAAAGCTCTTCAGAGTGGCATTGTAACTCTATCTACCAGTCGCCACAAATGTTTTGTAGTAGGTCATATTGTGGGGCAAAAACAACAGATAAATAGGTAGATGTTGATTTTACAATTCTAAAATTCCTAATTTTGTAATAGACAAGGCCTCTTATTTTCGGCAAAAAGTCACTGGCTGCACAGGTTGCAGCAAGTGCTACAGTTTGCTTCTTACATGTAGATAACGTGAAAagtccaattttttttgcttctaaAGGTTACTACATTCACTGATTCTTTCATATCTTTTGGAAGCTTTGACCACAGAAAAGGACCCACGTATCTAATATTAGAGTGTTTTCCATAGCGTTATTTagtattagtaaatttttagctcaggataatgattttccagttttctgattggttccctaagcccacgatatgagccattatcattaagtttgaccaaataaggaaaaactgatggcgaatttcttgtgctgaaattttggaggtcagaaaaaaaaattttcgcgGCGctgtcggtaaagaaaatgtcacgatttgaggaggtttcacccgaaaaaatcaagagaattgcttgaaaatttactaaaacagttattcttcttgGACTTGCTgcatatgagctgataataaccaactcgacctacggcctcgttggttatatatatcagctcatatcccccgcgtcctcaaagaataactgttaattatagCAGGTTAAGGCAAAATCACAATTCCTAAGCAGCAGTGGAATTTTTCCATGCAAACAGATCAAAAATACAAGTTGGTGTCAACCCAAACTTAACCTTGCGGTGGTGATTACCTTACCTGTCACAGTCATCCCACAAACAGTAAAATCGCAACACATTACGATCAAACTGTAGGAATTGTCTGAGGGTATCCTCTGTTTCATAAGGTCGCAGGGGCTGCATACTTTCAACTTCCTATGTACAgtatgaagagaaaacaaatattttcaaaaatcatCAGGAATAatatgtacttattgactgagtgggagggccgcggacgggaaaatatttgaccCAAGGTCATGGCGTACGGACTGAGCGCAGCGAGAGCCGTGCACCATGACTGAGTGCCAAACACTTTCCCGTCCGGCCTGAcctaactcagtcaataagcattttattaTATGCCCACTGcgcttttcctttctttttttttgggtaatcaaattcaaaatgttcaCTTAAGTCGCTAATTTTGACCGAAAAGTGGGGATTTAGAtagcaacaaagttgttttagttCGTATCTTGCTCGCGCTTAATTGATAAAATCCCCATATGAGGGCCGCGTACGCGATCCTAGCAGGGCCGGACAGCTTTTTGCGGCCCTGCTCGCGCCTTCgcgtacggccctcatacggggattttctcaatacTAATTTGCAAAGAAAGCGCGCGCTGGGCCATACGGGTCATATAATAATATGAATTTATAGAGTTATTTTCTCACTCTAGCAGAAGTTCTGCTTGGTCTAAATAGCCCTAACTGCTGTATCAGAACCATACtacatctttgaaaaaatggaCTAGTGAACATGTTATAACCCTCCTTCCATTTATTGAGTTGGCCTttaagaatattaaatagggAGTTAAAAGCAACAGCCACGAGAAGAtctcaaatttgcataattaattaCAAAAATCAGTACATTTTGTACGTTTTTCCCTTccatataattattttgaagcCTAATTCTCATCCTATCAATaatgtgaaatgacctgttttgcaggtGTGTGGATGATATACAGATTTGACTAAAAAACTCTTATTTTGTTCTTGCTACCCCCAAACAGCTTATATACCAAGCTAATTCTGCTTTGCAAGTCAAATGATTGAAGCAACTGAGCAATGATTGCAGAGGCGCAAAGTTAGATTTTCAAATGATGTTCTTGCTGTCATCAAGGTCGCATCCTTGCTTAAAGCTAGTATTCCGTAAGAGAACAAACCTTTTTACGATGTTCTGTGTATGGATCAGATGGGATGTTGTTCTGATTACCAATTCGAACCCCAAGTTTGCGGAGAAAATTGTGTGTAAAATCATCACAGCCCTGTAAatcaaaaatgaaatcaaatcatTAATATCAAATGTTATATCTCCCACATGCAAACTATTCTCTCACAAATTTGTGCAGACTTTTTCATTCAATGTCTTTTATATACTTACAGTGATCTTAAATGTGCGAGAGTAAAGTGTGATTTCCTGACCAACATTGAAATTCTCCACAGTGTAAAACTCTTCATCATTGGGTGGAGGTAGTGGAACACGATGACGGCGAATCAGAGTTCCTGATAAAGACAATTCAATTAAACGGTAGTAAGTtagtaattaaaataatactaAGCAGTTGCATAAATTCAATCTGctttatttgatttgaaagaggcaatattaaatttgatcagtTTCAAAACCTGCATATAAGCAAATGATTATTAAATTATAGTACATGGTatggttcaattttttctcttttttaacTGGTTTCATTATCAACGTACTGTGTATTAGAAAGGGATTCTCTTTATGGGGTGTGGTTAAAAAATAGGGACACGGCATGGGGAAACACTAGTGGATGATAGGGgtgaaaggaaagaagaaggAAGAAGATTATACTTTTTTATTGCCATTTGATCCACTATTAAAATAGCCACGCCCCTATATTTTAACCACACCCTATATAGAGAAATCCCTCCTTTGACAGTTGATACAAATCAAACCAGTTTTataataaaagacaaaaaccagtttaaaaataataacctggtttacaaaaaaaagaagaaattaaaccaGCGCTAAATTTTGAACGGTTACCACAAATCATAGTTTAACTGACACACACACATGCATGGTATACACAAAGTTGGTAAACTGATTTAGTATAAACAATAGCAATGACTGGTTCCCTTCATCCAGTTCCGTAGGAACAAACCTTGTGGAATTCCACTGTTGTTTACTTTGGGTTCAATCACTTGGATACTGTCATCTTCCAGATAAAAGTAGATTTTACATCTGAAAGAATTATAGCACAAGAAAGCGTTGCTTATCACCATGACGTCACTCATACAACAAACACACAGTCGACCACTTGTGTCTTTACCAAGAAAAGAGCACAAAtaattctaataataataatgacaatattataataaaaatttaactattatataaacaattgcaataaaaacattttcttaaaaacatgaaaaagtacTAAAAGAAGCTAAAACACTAATTTGACGACGTTTCAACGTTAACACAATGCCATTAtcaagtaaaaaataattaggTTATAAAAGGGCGTACATTAAATACTATAAAGGGAAGAATTGGTGATTgaaaaatgttacaaaattaaaaataaataacttgaactataaacaaaaagtttaGCTCATCTGGAACCCATTTACATAtataaatagtaataataataataattattatt
This sequence is a window from Acropora palmata chromosome 9, jaAcrPala1.3, whole genome shotgun sequence. Protein-coding genes within it:
- the LOC141891939 gene encoding EF-hand domain-containing family member C2-like; the protein is MALPFLPGQVFDRKIGKAKFHKTHQFDYRNDVSVYVGEDKCGIGGDPLPGQKLKPRHSAYPKGIGPEAPAWVAFDRQVLCFDAYFQEAVHEKREEQYRIRRCKIYFYLEDDSIQVIEPKVNNSGIPQGTLIRRHRVPLPPPNDEEFYTVENFNVGQEITLYSRTFKITGCDDFTHNFLRKLGVRIGNQNNIPSDPYTEHRKKEVESMQPLRPYETEDTLRQFLQFDRNVLRFYCLWDDCDSMFGDVREMELHYFLADDTVEICEIIPNNSGREAVPMFLRRQKLPKEPTSLRQPGEITGRTVLNVFGPMGHGGRWILDSLKTGAVHTDYYHDSDLMIGSVINVWGRKFLICDCDEFTKEYYKSKYGVGDFESISFKADPVSLPVREIPPYNGFGSEEDSLATCLSLRPKPTRRDFKKFMEKDRKGLESNVLRFVARLDTTRPIDIDRRFIISYFLSDDTLLVFEPLQRNSGILGGKFMERGRIKKPDGVNYFAAQDLYIGANVDFHNFKFILIDADEYAVVYMEKHAPEFPQANVQIILPKLKPILDQKYEEIKREFQAFDIGNSGKIPAKNFREILQRFGQGILTVHEQLTVARHYGDVQVEEDDFQLLVVAIQEQLRKANFEDFANMMDSCKHEDVLGTGFLPLQELHNTCRRFGVPAKQDLLRALLEKVERNDKGEANYQQFLQLLNWRDSPVSSQKFVPAAAPDPKSVKRTGPQELPTLVCYKDLLQNLLAVE